The Alkalihalobacillus sp. TS-13 genomic interval CTACCTTATGCACCGGAACGATCCGACCTTCCAAAACTGGGTAAACCTCTGGATGGAAGAAATGGAGCTACACGGTGAATTCGACCGCCTCAAAAAAGAATGGATATATGGGGAGGAATAATTTCGAAGACCCTTCCATCCTAATTAGCTGAGCTACATCAAACAATAAGGAAATCATTAAGGTAAAAAACAACTATAATTATTTAGTCACTTGTATGCATAGTTGATTGTGTGCGTAAATAGAAGTGTCGGAGCCGACAAAAATGCGAAAGGAGGCTGATTGAAGTTGATCACAAAATTTGAGGTGGTTTCCGCTTAGTCGGAAACCTCATAGTACAGGGTCGCTATTCGCGGCCCTTTAATATTTCGAAAATTTCGACTTTCAACAAACGCAAAACCCACTTATACTAAAAACAAATGTAATTAAGATACCTTTTTGTAAATCTTACATTCAATTACAAGTGAAAGGAGAGGTACAAAGCGATGAAAATTGTGAAATTGTATATTCACGTACACCTTACTTATAAGGAGGACGTCAATTTTGGAATACAAGAACGGGAAAGAGGTGTTCCCTCCTAGCTTGCTAAAAGAAGTGCAAAAACATATTCAAGGCGAGTTGATTTATATCCCCAAGAAGAACAATCAGCGGGCTGGGTGGGGAGAAATGAACGGTTCACGTCAGTTACTTGCTCAAAGAAACCAAGAGATCTATCAATTATATAAAGATGGTTGGTCGTTTGAAGAATTAGAACAAAAGTTCAACTTATCCATTGAAAGCATCCGAAAGATTATTTATAAAACACGTGGTTTACTTAACAAATCAAAAAGTTAGACTAAATTTGGAAGACTTCTAAAACACGGTCAGTTGATGAAGCCACCACTATGACAATACCCCCTAAAGGCACTTCTTGAGCAAAACATCACACTCACTGTTGTGGTAGCCAAGGCTCCTGATGACCATGTTAAACGTCAAGAATGGACTTTTTGATTTAAAGGTGCTATGAAATATGCTTGGGAAAGAAGAGGGCTTGGAAAAAACCAGGTCCTTTTTTTGTCATTTCATAAATAACCTTAAAAACAATTAAAAAAGACGCAAAATTAAAAATTTGCGCCTTTTCTCGTAAGAATATATTTTACTGAACTTCTTTACTATTGCCTTGCTTTAGTCTCTCAGGTGAAACGTTGAGTAAAAAGGGG includes:
- a CDS encoding CD3324 family protein, whose protein sequence is MEYKNGKEVFPPSLLKEVQKHIQGELIYIPKKNNQRAGWGEMNGSRQLLAQRNQEIYQLYKDGWSFEELEQKFNLSIESIRKIIYKTRGLLNKSKS